In Mytilus edulis chromosome 4, xbMytEdul2.2, whole genome shotgun sequence, the following proteins share a genomic window:
- the LOC139520655 gene encoding F-box/WD repeat-containing protein 4-like, whose product MNINSSEITLEDKGRHFVDLPDDILFTIFSYCSTQTLCRICRTCSRLKDLASRDCVWTKESPNYRLMVFPGDVNITCKGSPRQTSAQRRKRKILLKDRCRIAKNWETKIVKDTQIVKHKTKLMPWARLHGQKLYVSNAVNINCYDVFNNSTVKEDVSNRISGCNYDVTKFVVNDDVLVSGFREGRIIVFDTISKEKKFEYSFDECGDTQAVAVYNDTVVAGYQDGSVKVLNTKKYDSSGVVTINNCSNGASIPNRVWSVATAPDGSTFTVGNAGLETNRTPVEVYDLESCRLLHNLGSGHKRGAGVLDIKYETSHIMLTCGYDTSLRLWDLRTLSCEKEWTEPFDTELSSIQSDGNNVMLTGTFQYGMTRLWDKRLNDPVQMYYCGQKRSPVYCLDTDFQRLFVALDWGIHMLDFTVYNSHNKHVIR is encoded by the exons ATGAATATAAACTCTTCAGAGATAACTCTTGAAGATAAGGGTAGGCACTTTGTTGATCTCCCAGATGACATCCTGTTTACAATTTTTAGCTATTGTAGCACACAGACTCTTTGTCGAATTTGTCGCACCTGCTCACGACTAAAAGATCTGGCATCAAGGGACTGTGTATGGACTAAGGAGAGTCCAAATTACAGACTAATGGTATTTCCAGGAGATGTAAATATAACATGCAAAGGAAGTCCTAGACAAACCAGTGCACAAAGAAG GAAAAGAAAAATTCTGTTAAAAGATAGATGTAGAATAGCAAAGAACTGGGAAACCAAGATTGTAAAGGATACACAGATTGTCAAACATAAGACAAA attgatgCCTTGGGCTAGACTACATGGACAGAAGCTTTATGTTTCCAATGCAGTGAACATTAATTGTTATGATGTATTTAATAACAGTACAGTAAAAGAAGATGTATCAAACAGAATCTCTGGCTGTAATTATGATGTTACCAAATTTGTGGTCAATGATGATGTTCTTGTCAGTGGATTTAg AGAGGGCAGAATTATAGTATTTGATActatttcaaaagaaaagaagTTTGAATACAGTTTTGATGAATGTGGTGATACACAAGCTGTAGCTGTGTATAATGATACAGTTGTGGCAGGTTACCAAGATGGATCAGTTAAA GTTTTAAATACAAAGAAATATGATTCCTCTGGTGTGGTCACTATAAACAACTGTAGTAACGGTGCCAGTATTCCAAACAGGGTGTGGTCAGTTGCTACAGCACCAGATGGAAG CACATTTACTGTTGGCAATGCAGGTTTGGAAACAAATAGAACTCCTGTAGAAGTGTATGATCTTGAAAG TTGTAGATTACTGCACAACCTAGGATCTGGTCATAAGAGAGGAGCAGGTGTATTAGATATAAAGTATGAGACATCACATATAATGTTGACCTGTGGATATGATACAAGTCTACGGTTATGGGATCTCAGGACTCTGTCATG TGAAAAAGAATGGACAGAACCATTTGATACAGAGTTATCTTCTATACAGTCAGATGGAAACAATGTGATGTTAACTGGAACATTTCAGTATGGAATGACAAGATTATGGGACAAAAGATTAAACGATCCAGTGCAG ATGTATTATTGTGGTCAGAAGAGGTCCCCTGTGTACTGTTTGGATACAGATTTCCAGAGATTATTTGTGGCTTTAGACTGGGGAATTCATATGCTAGACTTCACAGTATACAATTCACATAATAAACATGTaataaggtga
- the LOC139520658 gene encoding uncharacterized protein has protein sequence MDSKDGLVVCLVLTTAYIFHSVLILQDEVKRQSSTIDLLKSSRDNTVNELQQQKLKLHELENTLLNFIDGNTELQEIVVSIKHKIKTCENKTQSLEETDIELKDNLSSVTNKIELNGLHIKAIEREKDLLKTSKDKTVDELQQQKLKLNELDNTFINFIDETSELQDIVVSIKHKLESSEHKDTVVKGN, from the exons ATGGATTCAAAAGATGGACTTGTGGTGTGTTTAGTTTTGACTACGGCTTACATCTTTCACAGCGTTCTGATTCTGCAGGATGAAGTTAAGCGTCAGAGTTCAACAATAGATTTACTAAAATCCAGTAGGGACAATACAgtt AATGAATTGCAACAGCAAAAGTTGAAATTGCATGAGCTAGAGAATAcacttttaaatttcatagatggAAATACGGAACTACAAGAAATAGTTGTTTCGATCAAACACAAGATTAAAACATGTGAAAACAAGACACAGTCGTTAGAGGAAACCGATATTGAACTTAAAGATAATTTGTCGTCTGTGACAAACAAGATAGAACTTAATGGGTTGCATATAAAGGCCATTGAGCGGGAAAAGGATTTACTTAAAACCAGTAAGGACAAAACAGTT GATGAATTACAACAGCAAAAGTTAAAGTTGAATGAGCTGgataatacatttataaatttcataGATGAAACTTCGGAACTACAAGATATAGTCGTGTCCATCAAACACAAGCTTGAATCAAGTGAACACAAAGATACAGTCGTTAAAGGAAACTGA